In Ovis canadensis isolate MfBH-ARS-UI-01 breed Bighorn chromosome 11, ARS-UI_OviCan_v2, whole genome shotgun sequence, one genomic interval encodes:
- the HEATR6 gene encoding HEAT repeat-containing protein 6 isoform X2, with protein sequence MQILQALAALVYCNGSKCQKYLPDLLGKSGLLMKLSDLAQSDPEVRRAAVHCMANLCLSVPGQPYLEERYQNICFQVFLTTLQSPKSSDMDDITYCMLLQNALKGIQSLLNGGKMKLTQTDELGALLAVLKKSMFHGLPGLNIEMPTVLYPTPLPQYDGRPPIQPQQSESSASRPAVNKKKKSKVKAKKIHQGEKEEEESSGEREVAPVTGAGRLNLHRGDTQCPSPPGAQSLPLAASGAAGKDRVSSPFSSSSWKRVSSSESDYSDAEGGMQSKVRSYQAKVRQGALACFLSTIKSIEKKVLYGYWSAFVPDTPELGSPQSVSLMTLTLKDPSPKTRACALQVLSAILEGSKQFLSVAEDISDHKRAFTPFSVMIASSIKELHRCLLLALVAESSSQTLTQIIKCLANLVSNSPYNRLKLSLLTKVWNQIKPYIRHKDVNVRVSSLTLLGAIVSTHAPLPEVQLLLQQPCSSGLSSSSSATPHLSPPEWWKKAPSGPFVEEGAVSSPKLSSEPCWLIRLCISIVVLPREDSCSGSDAGSAGGSIYEPFPMRLEALQVLAHLARGYFSMTQVYLMELGEVICKCLGEADPSIQLHGAKLLEELGTSLIHQYKPDSSVAPDQRVPVPLVVTFWTAMLNGPLPRALQNAEHPTLQASACDALSSILPEAFSSLPSDRQILCITMLLGLNDSKNRLVKAATSRALGVYVLFPCLRQDVIFVADTANAILMSLQDKSLNVRAKAAWSLGNLTDTLIVNMETPDPSFQEEFSGLLLLKMLQSAIDASKDKDKVKSNAVRALGNLLHFLQPSHIEKPRFAEIIEEAIQALISTVLIEAAMKVRWNACYAMGNVFKNPALHLETAPWTSQAYDALTSVVTSCKNFKVRIRSAAALAVPRRREHYGSVEQYAQIWDALVTALQKSEDTTDFLEFKYCASLRTQICQALIHLLSLASPSDLSCIRKTLELHGDMVQSYILQFLKSGTERDDTGAPHHPQERDQMVRAALGHINSVQALAGDPAKRAIVAFLEDTLTIYFDSSGSQVALLGLTHQ encoded by the exons ATGCAGATTCTCCAAGCTCTGGCAGCCCTGGTTTACTGCAATGGCTCAAAGTGTCAAAAG TACCTTCCAGACTTGCTTGGCAAGAGTGGACTCTTGATGAAGTTGAGCGACTTGGCTCAGTCAGACCCTGAAGTTAGGAGAGCTGCAGTGCATTGTATGGCAAACTTATGTCTCAG tgTGCCCGGACAGCCGTACTTGGAGGAGCGCTACCAAAATATCTGCTTCCAAGTTTTCTTGACCACTTTACAGTCTCCAAAATCATCTGACATGGATGACATCACGTACTGCATG TTGTTGCAAAATGCCTTAAAAGGTATACAGTCTCTCCTAAATGGTGGGAAGATGAAACTGACACAGACTGATGAACTGGGAGCTCTCCTAGCTGTGCTGAAG AAATCCATGTTCCATGGACTCCCTGGACTGAACATCGAGATGCCCACTGTGTTGTACCCCACTCCGCTTCCTCAGTACGATGGACGGCCACCCATccagccacagcagtcagagtcCAGCGCTTCTCGCCCAGCTGTG aataaaaagaaaaaatcaaaagtaaaagcGAAGAAAATCCAtcaaggagagaaggaggaggaggagtccaGTGGTGAAAGAGAAGTGGCCCCAGTCACTGGCGCAGGCAGACTGAACCTGCACAGAGGGGACACTCAGTGCCCCTCCCCCCCGGGCGCTCAGAGTTTGCCGTTAGCTGCAAGTGGAGCTGCAGGAAAAGACCGAGTCTCTTCACCCTTCAGCTCTTCCAGTTGGAAGAGGGTCAGCAGTAGTGAGTCAGACTATTCTGATGCTGAAGGAGGCATGCAGAGTAAAGTGAG ATCTTACCAAGCCAAAGTTCGCCAAGGAGCATTAGCCTGTTTTCTTTCTACTataaaatcaatagaaaaaaaagttcTATATGGCTACTGGTCGGCCTTTGTTCCTGATACACCAGAGCTTGGAAGCCCACAGTCTGTGTCCCTGATGACTCTTACGCTAAAAGATCCTTCTCCAAAG ACACGTGCTTGTGCCCTGCAAGttttgtctgccatcttggaagGCTCAAAGCAGTTTCTTTCCGTTGCTGAAGATATCAGTGACCACAAAAGGGCTTTCACTCCCTTTTCCGTAATGATCGCTTCCAGCATTAAAGAGTTGCACAGATGTCTTTTGTTAGCTTTGGTGGCGGAATCATCCTCACAGACCCTCACTCAGATAATTAAG TGTCTTGCAAACTTGGTATCAAATTCACCTTATAACCGTCTGAAACTCAGCCTGCTGACCAAAGTCTGGAACCAGATAAAACCTTATATCCGCCACAAAG ACGTTAATGTTCGTGTGTCAAGTCTCACACTGTTGGGAGCCATAGTGTCCACTCACGCACCTTTACCTGAAGTCCAGCTACTTCTACAACAGCCCTGTTCATctggactcagcagcagcagctcagccaCTCCTCACCTCAGTCCTCCTGAATGGTGGAAGAAGGCCCCTTCAGGACCCTTTGTAGAAGAAGGAGCTGTTAGCTCACCAAAGTTGTCTTCAGAGCCCTGCTGGCTCATTCGACTTTGCATTTCCATTGTTGTTCTGCCCAGGGAGGATTCCTGTTCAGGTAGCGATGCTGGTTCTGCAGGAGGAAGCATCTATGAGCCGTTCCCGATGCGGTTGGAGGCCTTGCAG GTGTTGGCTCATCTGGCAAGGGGCTACTTTTCGATGACGCAGGTCTACTTAATGGAGCTTGGAGAGGTGATTTGCAAGTGCTTGGGGGAGGCAGATCCGTCTATCCAGCTTCATGGGGCAAAG CTTCTGGAAGAACTGGGTACCAGCTTAATACACCAGTATAAACCAGATTCTTCCGTAGCACCTGATCAGAGAGTTCCAGTCCCCTTG GTGGTGACCTTCTGGACCGCGATGCTCAACGGCCCTTTACCCAGAGCCTTGCAGAACGCAGAACATCCGACGCTGCAGGCCAGCGCCTGTGACGCCCTGTCTTCCATCTTGCCGGAAGCCTTCAGCAGTCTGCCG AGCGACAGGCAGATCCTGTGCATCACGATGCTGCTGGGGCTGAACGACAGCAAGAACCGTTTAGTGAAAGCTGCCACCTCACGAGCCCTCGGGGTCTATGTGCTTTTTCCTTGTCTCAGACAG GATGTCATATTTGTTGCAGACACAGCCAATGCAATATTGATGTCACTTCAGGACAAGTCTCTTAATGTCCGGGCCAAAGCAGCCTGGTCCCTCGGCAACCTGACCGACACTCTGATTGTTAACAT GGAAACACCAGACCCAAGTTTCCAGGAAGAGTTCTCAGGCCTCCTGCTCTTGAAGATGCTGCAGTCAGCTATAGATGCTTCCAAGGATAAAGACAAG GTAAAAAGCAATGCAGTCCGAGCCCTTGGaaatttgcttcattttctgCAACCTTCTCATATAGAAAAACCCAGATTTGCTGAAATCATTGAGGAGGCTATCCAGGCCCTGATTTCTACTGTTCTGATTGAGGCTGCCATGAAAGTCCGGTGGAATGCCTGTTATGCGATgggaaatgtatttaaaaatcctGCTCTTCACCTCG AAACAGCCCCATGGACCTCCCAGGCCTACGACGCCCTGACATCAGTTGTGACGTCATGCAAGAACTTCAAAGTGCGCATCAGATCGGCCGCCGCCCTGGCCGTCCCCCGCAGGAGGGAGCACTATGGGTCGGTCGAGCAGTACGCTCAGATCTGGGATGCCCTGGTCACCGCCTTGCAGAAGAGCGAAGACACCACAGACTTTCTGGAGTTCAAGTACTGTGCCAGCCTGCGGACCCAAATCTGCCAGGCGCTGATTCACCTCCTGAGCTTGGCCAGCCCCTCCGACCTGTCCTGCATCAGGAAAACCCTCGAACTGCACGGGGATATGGTCCAGTCCTATATcctacagtttttaaaatcaggaacagAGAGAGATGACACCGGAGCACCCCACCACCCGCAGGAAAGAGACCAGATGGTCAGAGCGGCCCTGGGGCACATAAACAGTGTCCAGGCACTGGCTGGCGACCCAGCCAAACGGGCCATCGTGGCCTTTTTAGAAGATACCCTGACCATTTATTTTGACTCATCTGGCTCTCAAGTAGCACTCTTAGGATTAACCCATCAGTGA
- the HEATR6 gene encoding HEAT repeat-containing protein 6 isoform X1 — protein MAAAQVVGSLPGGPPPETPGEPPFEQGRGFRCLSARLCALRPDDSSSGRTEIHLLFDQLISETYSEGSGVAPEDVSTLLVQACRLVPLNQNHLVSKLSQLIHHLLNTLQVIVDEQNLDFLLAYTISAIQQCSSWTHMQILQALAALVYCNGSKCQKYLPDLLGKSGLLMKLSDLAQSDPEVRRAAVHCMANLCLSVPGQPYLEERYQNICFQVFLTTLQSPKSSDMDDITYCMLLQNALKGIQSLLNGGKMKLTQTDELGALLAVLKKSMFHGLPGLNIEMPTVLYPTPLPQYDGRPPIQPQQSESSASRPAVNKKKKSKVKAKKIHQGEKEEEESSGEREVAPVTGAGRLNLHRGDTQCPSPPGAQSLPLAASGAAGKDRVSSPFSSSSWKRVSSSESDYSDAEGGMQSKVRSYQAKVRQGALACFLSTIKSIEKKVLYGYWSAFVPDTPELGSPQSVSLMTLTLKDPSPKTRACALQVLSAILEGSKQFLSVAEDISDHKRAFTPFSVMIASSIKELHRCLLLALVAESSSQTLTQIIKCLANLVSNSPYNRLKLSLLTKVWNQIKPYIRHKDVNVRVSSLTLLGAIVSTHAPLPEVQLLLQQPCSSGLSSSSSATPHLSPPEWWKKAPSGPFVEEGAVSSPKLSSEPCWLIRLCISIVVLPREDSCSGSDAGSAGGSIYEPFPMRLEALQVLAHLARGYFSMTQVYLMELGEVICKCLGEADPSIQLHGAKLLEELGTSLIHQYKPDSSVAPDQRVPVPLVVTFWTAMLNGPLPRALQNAEHPTLQASACDALSSILPEAFSSLPSDRQILCITMLLGLNDSKNRLVKAATSRALGVYVLFPCLRQDVIFVADTANAILMSLQDKSLNVRAKAAWSLGNLTDTLIVNMETPDPSFQEEFSGLLLLKMLQSAIDASKDKDKVKSNAVRALGNLLHFLQPSHIEKPRFAEIIEEAIQALISTVLIEAAMKVRWNACYAMGNVFKNPALHLETAPWTSQAYDALTSVVTSCKNFKVRIRSAAALAVPRRREHYGSVEQYAQIWDALVTALQKSEDTTDFLEFKYCASLRTQICQALIHLLSLASPSDLSCIRKTLELHGDMVQSYILQFLKSGTERDDTGAPHHPQERDQMVRAALGHINSVQALAGDPAKRAIVAFLEDTLTIYFDSSGSQVALLGLTHQ, from the exons GTGATTGTTGACGAGCAGAACCTGGATTTTCTGTTGGCATATACTATTTCTGCTATTCAGCAGTGCAGTTCCTGGACACACATGCAGATTCTCCAAGCTCTGGCAGCCCTGGTTTACTGCAATGGCTCAAAGTGTCAAAAG TACCTTCCAGACTTGCTTGGCAAGAGTGGACTCTTGATGAAGTTGAGCGACTTGGCTCAGTCAGACCCTGAAGTTAGGAGAGCTGCAGTGCATTGTATGGCAAACTTATGTCTCAG tgTGCCCGGACAGCCGTACTTGGAGGAGCGCTACCAAAATATCTGCTTCCAAGTTTTCTTGACCACTTTACAGTCTCCAAAATCATCTGACATGGATGACATCACGTACTGCATG TTGTTGCAAAATGCCTTAAAAGGTATACAGTCTCTCCTAAATGGTGGGAAGATGAAACTGACACAGACTGATGAACTGGGAGCTCTCCTAGCTGTGCTGAAG AAATCCATGTTCCATGGACTCCCTGGACTGAACATCGAGATGCCCACTGTGTTGTACCCCACTCCGCTTCCTCAGTACGATGGACGGCCACCCATccagccacagcagtcagagtcCAGCGCTTCTCGCCCAGCTGTG aataaaaagaaaaaatcaaaagtaaaagcGAAGAAAATCCAtcaaggagagaaggaggaggaggagtccaGTGGTGAAAGAGAAGTGGCCCCAGTCACTGGCGCAGGCAGACTGAACCTGCACAGAGGGGACACTCAGTGCCCCTCCCCCCCGGGCGCTCAGAGTTTGCCGTTAGCTGCAAGTGGAGCTGCAGGAAAAGACCGAGTCTCTTCACCCTTCAGCTCTTCCAGTTGGAAGAGGGTCAGCAGTAGTGAGTCAGACTATTCTGATGCTGAAGGAGGCATGCAGAGTAAAGTGAG ATCTTACCAAGCCAAAGTTCGCCAAGGAGCATTAGCCTGTTTTCTTTCTACTataaaatcaatagaaaaaaaagttcTATATGGCTACTGGTCGGCCTTTGTTCCTGATACACCAGAGCTTGGAAGCCCACAGTCTGTGTCCCTGATGACTCTTACGCTAAAAGATCCTTCTCCAAAG ACACGTGCTTGTGCCCTGCAAGttttgtctgccatcttggaagGCTCAAAGCAGTTTCTTTCCGTTGCTGAAGATATCAGTGACCACAAAAGGGCTTTCACTCCCTTTTCCGTAATGATCGCTTCCAGCATTAAAGAGTTGCACAGATGTCTTTTGTTAGCTTTGGTGGCGGAATCATCCTCACAGACCCTCACTCAGATAATTAAG TGTCTTGCAAACTTGGTATCAAATTCACCTTATAACCGTCTGAAACTCAGCCTGCTGACCAAAGTCTGGAACCAGATAAAACCTTATATCCGCCACAAAG ACGTTAATGTTCGTGTGTCAAGTCTCACACTGTTGGGAGCCATAGTGTCCACTCACGCACCTTTACCTGAAGTCCAGCTACTTCTACAACAGCCCTGTTCATctggactcagcagcagcagctcagccaCTCCTCACCTCAGTCCTCCTGAATGGTGGAAGAAGGCCCCTTCAGGACCCTTTGTAGAAGAAGGAGCTGTTAGCTCACCAAAGTTGTCTTCAGAGCCCTGCTGGCTCATTCGACTTTGCATTTCCATTGTTGTTCTGCCCAGGGAGGATTCCTGTTCAGGTAGCGATGCTGGTTCTGCAGGAGGAAGCATCTATGAGCCGTTCCCGATGCGGTTGGAGGCCTTGCAG GTGTTGGCTCATCTGGCAAGGGGCTACTTTTCGATGACGCAGGTCTACTTAATGGAGCTTGGAGAGGTGATTTGCAAGTGCTTGGGGGAGGCAGATCCGTCTATCCAGCTTCATGGGGCAAAG CTTCTGGAAGAACTGGGTACCAGCTTAATACACCAGTATAAACCAGATTCTTCCGTAGCACCTGATCAGAGAGTTCCAGTCCCCTTG GTGGTGACCTTCTGGACCGCGATGCTCAACGGCCCTTTACCCAGAGCCTTGCAGAACGCAGAACATCCGACGCTGCAGGCCAGCGCCTGTGACGCCCTGTCTTCCATCTTGCCGGAAGCCTTCAGCAGTCTGCCG AGCGACAGGCAGATCCTGTGCATCACGATGCTGCTGGGGCTGAACGACAGCAAGAACCGTTTAGTGAAAGCTGCCACCTCACGAGCCCTCGGGGTCTATGTGCTTTTTCCTTGTCTCAGACAG GATGTCATATTTGTTGCAGACACAGCCAATGCAATATTGATGTCACTTCAGGACAAGTCTCTTAATGTCCGGGCCAAAGCAGCCTGGTCCCTCGGCAACCTGACCGACACTCTGATTGTTAACAT GGAAACACCAGACCCAAGTTTCCAGGAAGAGTTCTCAGGCCTCCTGCTCTTGAAGATGCTGCAGTCAGCTATAGATGCTTCCAAGGATAAAGACAAG GTAAAAAGCAATGCAGTCCGAGCCCTTGGaaatttgcttcattttctgCAACCTTCTCATATAGAAAAACCCAGATTTGCTGAAATCATTGAGGAGGCTATCCAGGCCCTGATTTCTACTGTTCTGATTGAGGCTGCCATGAAAGTCCGGTGGAATGCCTGTTATGCGATgggaaatgtatttaaaaatcctGCTCTTCACCTCG AAACAGCCCCATGGACCTCCCAGGCCTACGACGCCCTGACATCAGTTGTGACGTCATGCAAGAACTTCAAAGTGCGCATCAGATCGGCCGCCGCCCTGGCCGTCCCCCGCAGGAGGGAGCACTATGGGTCGGTCGAGCAGTACGCTCAGATCTGGGATGCCCTGGTCACCGCCTTGCAGAAGAGCGAAGACACCACAGACTTTCTGGAGTTCAAGTACTGTGCCAGCCTGCGGACCCAAATCTGCCAGGCGCTGATTCACCTCCTGAGCTTGGCCAGCCCCTCCGACCTGTCCTGCATCAGGAAAACCCTCGAACTGCACGGGGATATGGTCCAGTCCTATATcctacagtttttaaaatcaggaacagAGAGAGATGACACCGGAGCACCCCACCACCCGCAGGAAAGAGACCAGATGGTCAGAGCGGCCCTGGGGCACATAAACAGTGTCCAGGCACTGGCTGGCGACCCAGCCAAACGGGCCATCGTGGCCTTTTTAGAAGATACCCTGACCATTTATTTTGACTCATCTGGCTCTCAAGTAGCACTCTTAGGATTAACCCATCAGTGA